A DNA window from Treponema sp. J25 contains the following coding sequences:
- a CDS encoding glycoside hydrolase family 43 protein: MNNREDFSVPGLKNPLIVQRADPWIYRHIDGYYYFTASVPEYDRIELRRSRTLAGLAEAPTKVVWWKHQKGPQSKHIWAPEIHYLDGKWYIYYAAGRAENIWHIEKYVLECEEEDPMTGLWYEKARIETGATHFTLDATVFELRGKRYLVWAQKPDDTPTVSNLMIAALKNPWTIEGEPVLLSRPEYEWEQRLFHVNEGPAVLIKHNKIFITYSASGTDHNYCIGLLIAPAEADPLDPSVWHKNPEPVFKSSEKNHIYGPGHSCFTTSEDGKQDLLVYHARDYKEIKGDPLYDPNRHTRIQRIFWTSDGMPIFGEPIPNTQ, encoded by the coding sequence GGGCTGATCCATGGATCTATCGTCATATTGATGGGTACTACTATTTTACAGCTTCTGTCCCTGAATATGACCGTATAGAACTTCGTCGGAGCCGGACTCTAGCCGGCCTTGCCGAGGCCCCCACAAAAGTTGTGTGGTGGAAACATCAAAAGGGCCCTCAGAGCAAACACATTTGGGCTCCGGAGATTCATTACCTCGATGGCAAGTGGTATATCTATTATGCTGCAGGGCGGGCAGAGAACATCTGGCACATCGAAAAGTATGTGCTTGAATGTGAAGAAGAAGATCCCATGACAGGCCTGTGGTATGAAAAGGCCCGGATTGAAACAGGGGCCACCCATTTTACTCTAGACGCTACTGTGTTTGAACTTCGGGGGAAACGATACCTGGTATGGGCCCAAAAGCCAGACGATACTCCTACCGTAAGCAACCTAATGATCGCGGCTCTTAAAAACCCCTGGACCATCGAAGGAGAGCCTGTACTTCTTAGTCGCCCTGAATACGAGTGGGAACAGCGGCTTTTTCATGTAAACGAAGGTCCAGCGGTACTTATTAAGCATAACAAAATCTTTATTACCTATTCAGCTAGCGGGACCGATCATAATTACTGCATCGGCCTTCTAATAGCACCAGCAGAAGCAGATCCTCTTGATCCTTCAGTATGGCATAAGAACCCAGAACCGGTTTTTAAGAGTTCTGAAAAAAACCATATCTACGGTCCAGGACACAGTTGTTTTACCACCTCCGAAGATGGAAAACAGGATCTGCTGGTTTACCACGCTCGAGATTACAAGGAAATCAAAGGGGATCCCCTCTATGACCCCAACCGTCATACACGGATCCAAAGAATTTTCTGGACCTCAGATGGTATGCCAATCTTTGGAGAACCAATTCCAAACACTCAATAA
- a CDS encoding glycoside hydrolase family 43 protein yields MKHQRECRKISTITILSLAGAVSMFSACAELPHRIDPVTLKKSSLRTGVSVHDPSIVAADGNYYVFGSHMASAVSKDLISWQPLHSGVTKYNKLFDNLFDPDLRAFKYVGRNSEGSYSVWAPDVIYNPVMGKWMMYFCTTSTYIKSNLCFATADSVEGPYHFQDIILYSGFTRTTIKETNVEAVVGPENTTRYFHFNNYKNTLWPNAIDPALFYDAEGRLWMTYGSWSGGIFILEIDQKTGYPIHPKANPAKGIDPYFGRHLAGGLHNSVEGPYIIYDKTSGYYYLFVSYGSLQSNGGYQIRLFRSKNPDGPYTDKKGETLDQGKANHTPYGIKLMGNYKFPTFLQAYMAPGHNSALINETGDIFLVHHTRFDGGNEYHEIRVRRMFRTSDGWVVAAPFAYNGTEKLATGHTIDEVSGFYYFVNHGTTISSVIEEGKEYFLQTNGRVRDNTGRDIGSWTYNPTTADIQLALTNGHFEGVLIQTNDEAGNPTLSLTAISENNEALWGVQYLQP; encoded by the coding sequence ATGAAACACCAGCGGGAATGTCGAAAAATATCGACTATTACAATACTTAGTTTAGCAGGAGCGGTAAGCATGTTTTCAGCCTGTGCAGAACTACCCCATCGGATAGACCCGGTTACTCTTAAAAAATCTTCTTTACGTACTGGTGTCTCTGTACACGATCCTTCTATCGTAGCGGCAGATGGGAATTATTACGTTTTCGGCTCTCATATGGCCTCGGCCGTATCCAAGGATCTTATCAGTTGGCAGCCCTTACACTCGGGAGTTACAAAGTACAACAAACTATTCGACAATCTTTTTGATCCAGATTTAAGGGCTTTTAAATATGTAGGACGTAATAGTGAAGGGTCCTATTCGGTATGGGCCCCCGATGTTATTTACAATCCCGTGATGGGCAAATGGATGATGTATTTCTGCACCACATCGACCTATATCAAATCTAATCTTTGCTTTGCCACCGCCGACTCTGTAGAAGGGCCCTATCACTTTCAGGATATTATTCTGTATTCCGGTTTTACACGAACAACCATTAAGGAAACCAATGTGGAAGCGGTTGTAGGCCCAGAAAACACAACTCGATATTTTCATTTTAATAATTACAAAAATACTCTCTGGCCCAACGCTATCGATCCGGCCCTGTTTTACGATGCAGAAGGACGCCTATGGATGACCTATGGATCATGGTCGGGGGGTATTTTCATCTTGGAAATTGATCAAAAAACAGGGTACCCCATTCATCCTAAAGCCAATCCAGCAAAAGGCATTGACCCCTACTTTGGACGGCATTTAGCAGGAGGGTTACACAACTCAGTTGAAGGCCCTTATATCATCTATGACAAAACAAGTGGTTACTACTACCTTTTTGTATCTTATGGGAGCCTCCAGAGTAACGGGGGATACCAGATCCGACTGTTCCGATCTAAAAATCCTGATGGACCGTACACTGATAAAAAAGGAGAAACCCTCGATCAAGGGAAAGCAAACCATACTCCTTACGGAATAAAGCTGATGGGAAACTACAAATTCCCCACCTTTTTACAGGCCTACATGGCACCGGGACACAATTCAGCTTTAATAAATGAAACTGGTGACATTTTCTTAGTTCATCATACCCGTTTCGATGGAGGAAACGAATATCATGAAATCCGGGTTCGTCGCATGTTCCGTACCAGCGACGGGTGGGTTGTAGCAGCCCCCTTTGCGTACAACGGGACAGAAAAACTCGCCACTGGCCATACCATAGATGAGGTTTCAGGCTTTTACTATTTTGTCAACCATGGAACAACCATTAGCTCGGTAATCGAAGAGGGAAAAGAATATTTCCTACAGACAAACGGACGGGTCCGGGACAACACTGGTCGAGACATTGGTAGTTGGACCTACAATCCAACCACCGCAGACATACAGTTAGCATTAACAAACGGCCACTTCGAAGGAGTTCTTATCCAGACCAACGACGAAGCAGGCAACCCAACCCTTTCACTTACCGCTATCTCTGAAAATAATGAAGCCCTTTGGGGCGTTCAGTATTTACAACCATAA
- a CDS encoding LamG domain-containing protein, which yields MNLSNASNVLNVAYLTLPDNLVGKTFTIFYWAKVGTWNTGWGALAHMIFKTSSGPWEGFVSHGANSDTSFYARNRNDLADNWGDIFATLPTTGEWFHVTETMDTSGVATLYINGTAVGTYDTAYENFTAAQVSIMFGQDTWQAQGVVLDDVVIYDRALSASEVTQLYNGTLP from the coding sequence TTGAATCTGAGTAATGCTTCAAACGTTCTTAATGTCGCTTATCTTACCCTTCCTGATAATCTAGTAGGAAAAACCTTCACCATTTTCTATTGGGCCAAGGTGGGGACCTGGAATACTGGTTGGGGCGCCCTGGCCCACATGATTTTTAAGACCAGTAGTGGTCCCTGGGAAGGCTTTGTGAGCCATGGAGCGAATAGTGATACGAGTTTTTATGCCCGTAACCGGAACGACCTTGCTGACAATTGGGGCGATATCTTTGCCACCCTGCCTACCACGGGTGAGTGGTTCCATGTCACTGAGACGATGGATACCAGTGGGGTAGCTACCCTTTATATCAATGGAACCGCGGTGGGAACCTATGACACCGCCTATGAAAACTTTACCGCTGCCCAGGTTTCGATCATGTTTGGTCAGGATACCTGGCAGGCCCAGGGGGTGGTTCTCGACGATGTGGTCATCTATGATCGGGCCCTTTCGGCAAGCGAGGTAACCCAGCTTTATAACGGGACACTTCCGTAA
- a CDS encoding glycoside hydrolase family 43 protein, whose translation MKQNRWRYVKEILGVYSLFKRGRYFSFVAISLSVGLLLVSCVTSEAVQQESVPWSNPIIRDIYSADPAALVVGDTLYLYVGHDEAPAGGTSYVMNDWYCYSTQDMVHWTNHGPVLSVKDFAWADGNAWAAQVVERNGKFYYYVSVAQAATGGMAIGVAVADKPTGPFKDALGKALITSEMTRFAGQPRWSWDDIDPTVLIDDDGQAYLYFGNTYPKYVKLNEDMISFDEKVGIQKLLLPFVAGLPFTEALWIHKYQGRYYLSWAAGWEEQLVYATSDKPTGPWVPGGKLMNHAENCNTSHHAIVEFKGKWYIFYHNGTLPGGGSYRRSVCVDYLTYDEAGTIPLITPTR comes from the coding sequence ATGAAACAGAACAGATGGAGATATGTGAAGGAAATTTTGGGGGTGTATTCTCTTTTTAAAAGAGGGCGCTATTTTTCATTTGTTGCAATCTCCCTCTCTGTGGGGCTACTCCTTGTTTCCTGTGTTACTTCAGAGGCTGTGCAACAGGAATCAGTTCCCTGGTCAAACCCGATCATTCGGGATATCTATTCTGCGGATCCTGCGGCCCTTGTGGTTGGAGATACGCTGTACCTGTATGTAGGGCATGATGAAGCGCCCGCCGGTGGGACAAGCTATGTGATGAACGACTGGTACTGTTATTCTACCCAGGACATGGTGCACTGGACGAACCATGGGCCAGTATTGTCAGTAAAGGATTTTGCGTGGGCTGATGGAAATGCCTGGGCAGCCCAGGTAGTGGAGCGGAACGGCAAGTTTTATTACTACGTGAGTGTGGCACAGGCGGCGACGGGAGGAATGGCAATAGGGGTAGCCGTAGCGGATAAACCTACCGGACCCTTTAAGGATGCCCTTGGAAAAGCGCTCATTACCTCAGAAATGACCCGTTTTGCAGGTCAGCCCCGCTGGAGCTGGGATGACATCGATCCTACTGTCCTGATTGATGATGATGGGCAGGCATACCTGTATTTTGGCAACACCTATCCTAAATATGTGAAGCTTAACGAAGACATGATAAGCTTCGATGAGAAGGTGGGGATCCAGAAACTCTTGCTCCCCTTTGTTGCGGGACTGCCTTTTACCGAGGCCCTGTGGATTCATAAATATCAGGGACGGTATTATCTTTCCTGGGCCGCTGGATGGGAAGAACAACTCGTCTATGCCACGAGTGACAAGCCTACTGGTCCTTGGGTTCCAGGGGGTAAGCTTATGAACCATGCGGAAAACTGCAACACCAGTCATCATGCAATCGTTGAGTTTAAAGGGAAATGGTACATTTTCTATCATAATGGCACATTACCGGGGGGTGGATCCTACCGGCGTTCGGTTTGTGTGGATTATCTTACCTATGATGAAGCGGGGACGATTCCTTTGATTACGCCGACTAGATAG
- a CDS encoding alpha-L-arabinofuranosidase C-terminal domain-containing protein: MKHTAIINLDAPGPTINKHIYGHFAEHLGRCIYGGFYVGEDSPIPNKDGIRLDVVEAFKRLNIPNLRWPGGCFADEYHWMDGIGPKNKRPTMINTHWGGVTENNHFGTHEFMELCELLGAEPYITGNVGSGTVHEMSQWVEYLNFDGQSPMTELRKQNGRDKPWNVRFWGIGNENWGCGGGMTPEYYADKARNYSVYCRNYGNKRLYKIAGGPNVDDYRWMETLMKKLVYCPSGLPEDRFVNGISLHYYTFAGSWEQKGKALEADSDKWLILMKNAWRMDELITRHSAIMDQYDPRRKIGLVVDEWGTWHQVEEGTNPGFLYQQNTIRDALSASLHLDIFHHHANRVVMANLAQAVNVLQAPILTEGEKMVLTPTYHVLEMKKDHMDGTALPIILNPENPVLEYNNTTFPALSISASRKNGRFLLSLTNIDPEKSYPISVDLRGGEVQKMTGRILTSTKLNGHNSFENPHEVEPQNFTDFSIKGGTLHCTIPAHSFITFSFTSTVN; the protein is encoded by the coding sequence ATGAAACACACAGCAATCATCAATTTAGATGCACCGGGCCCCACTATAAACAAACACATCTATGGGCATTTTGCAGAGCATTTAGGCCGTTGCATTTACGGAGGTTTCTACGTCGGCGAAGATAGCCCTATTCCTAATAAAGATGGTATCCGGCTTGATGTGGTAGAGGCCTTCAAAAGGCTAAACATCCCCAATCTCCGCTGGCCAGGAGGTTGCTTTGCCGACGAATATCATTGGATGGACGGGATTGGTCCTAAAAACAAGCGGCCCACCATGATCAATACCCACTGGGGTGGTGTTACAGAAAACAACCATTTTGGAACCCACGAGTTTATGGAACTCTGCGAACTTTTGGGAGCAGAACCATACATTACCGGAAATGTGGGTTCTGGTACGGTTCATGAAATGAGTCAGTGGGTAGAATATCTTAATTTTGATGGCCAGAGCCCCATGACCGAACTACGAAAACAAAATGGTCGGGACAAACCCTGGAATGTCCGTTTTTGGGGAATCGGGAACGAAAACTGGGGGTGTGGTGGTGGCATGACCCCTGAATATTACGCCGACAAGGCTCGAAATTATTCGGTATATTGTCGGAATTACGGGAATAAGCGGCTGTACAAAATTGCAGGGGGGCCTAATGTAGACGACTACCGATGGATGGAAACCCTCATGAAGAAGTTAGTATATTGCCCCTCAGGGCTTCCCGAAGATCGATTCGTCAATGGCATATCCCTTCACTACTATACTTTTGCAGGAAGCTGGGAACAGAAAGGGAAAGCCTTAGAAGCAGACAGCGACAAATGGCTTATATTAATGAAAAATGCCTGGCGCATGGATGAGCTCATTACCCGTCATAGCGCTATTATGGATCAATACGATCCTCGCCGAAAAATAGGTCTTGTGGTAGATGAGTGGGGCACCTGGCACCAGGTAGAAGAGGGTACCAATCCAGGTTTTCTTTATCAACAAAACACTATTCGGGATGCCCTTTCCGCAAGTCTTCATTTAGACATCTTCCATCACCATGCCAATCGGGTGGTGATGGCAAACCTAGCGCAGGCGGTCAACGTACTCCAGGCTCCCATCCTTACCGAGGGAGAAAAAATGGTGCTTACCCCTACGTATCATGTTCTTGAAATGAAAAAGGATCATATGGATGGTACTGCCCTCCCTATCATTTTGAACCCCGAAAATCCTGTGCTAGAATACAACAATACAACCTTCCCAGCCCTTTCAATTTCTGCATCTCGAAAAAATGGAAGATTCTTGCTTTCCCTCACCAATATAGATCCCGAGAAATCATACCCCATAAGCGTCGATCTGCGGGGTGGAGAGGTACAAAAAATGACTGGCAGAATTCTCACAAGCACAAAGCTTAACGGCCACAATAGTTTTGAAAATCCACACGAAGTAGAACCTCAAAATTTTACCGATTTCTCCATTAAAGGCGGTACGCTTCACTGCACTATTCCGGCTCATTCATTTATTACTTTTTCTTTTACAAGCACGGTAAACTAA
- a CDS encoding LamG domain-containing protein, protein MKTYTNKNRVLWMGLVIASILALGSCASGAQTAQESLPGDFDLHALAIYTMDEIEGNVLKDSSGKGNHAEISQNTPKTTEGKVGKALVFDGAETYIVLKPTVLEGKEWTFAAWVNAEAWPRWARIFDFGDGATADMWFGFSGAEAVMRADIFAPQGSVIVLGPSLPTKEWVHLAITVNGQKMTMYVNGKQAAFGYTKLLPSVVVKNGIYIGASNWPDPLFVGKMDEILIADVAYTDKQIQALMKGIPVKK, encoded by the coding sequence ATGAAGACCTATACTAATAAAAACCGAGTTCTTTGGATGGGGCTTGTTATTGCATCAATCTTGGCTTTAGGAAGCTGTGCTTCCGGAGCTCAAACTGCCCAGGAAAGTCTTCCAGGAGATTTTGATTTACACGCTCTGGCAATTTACACGATGGATGAAATTGAAGGGAACGTTTTGAAGGACAGTTCTGGTAAAGGGAACCATGCGGAAATTAGCCAGAATACACCTAAAACCACCGAAGGAAAGGTTGGTAAGGCTTTAGTATTTGATGGGGCAGAGACATACATCGTTTTAAAACCAACGGTCCTCGAAGGAAAAGAATGGACCTTTGCAGCCTGGGTAAATGCCGAGGCGTGGCCTCGATGGGCCCGAATCTTCGATTTTGGTGATGGGGCAACGGCAGATATGTGGTTTGGTTTTAGCGGCGCCGAAGCAGTAATGCGGGCCGATATTTTTGCCCCCCAGGGGTCGGTGATTGTATTAGGACCTTCCCTTCCAACTAAAGAATGGGTCCACCTTGCGATTACTGTGAATGGCCAGAAGATGACGATGTACGTAAATGGAAAGCAGGCCGCCTTTGGGTATACCAAACTATTGCCTTCGGTGGTGGTAAAGAACGGAATCTATATTGGGGCAAGCAACTGGCCCGATCCCCTCTTTGTTGGGAAGATGGATGAGATCCTTATCGCCGATGTGGCCTACACGGACAAACAAATCCAGGCCCTCATGAAGGGCATCCCGGTAAAAAAATAA
- a CDS encoding arabinan endo-1,5-alpha-L-arabinosidase, which translates to MLIRGVFFLFLGACRLTSEYSSSTGDTAILIDKYTKTITDTNPATWGPVNTHDPKLFQDDDGTYYVFSTDASIGNTWQGGIQVRKSKDLINWECLSTPALGKWDEDLKSWCGFTSDDAAYTWAPTVIKFKGKYYMYHGVIVDVADNANRPRAWIGLAIADKVTGPYLPAHEYDPNTYTSSTVVRYTFTRTTGTIDADCLNEGAGSWNKGFGAIDPEIIWDANGDMWMTYGSWKGGIAILRLNNDTGMPLSGYPADTISGGYGTQIAGGNGVASEGACLFRYGDYYYLFYSLGDLGYDYSVRVGRRPVSQGIAGPYYDASGKDLTTLTWNDSHQYGNKILGAHQFSGEYGWRCPGGQSILVAQNGKIFMAHHTRTNFKQSWWFYLQVRQLYFTEDGWPVVNPNEYYGETLRTMTVQEVSGSYKVIHTIRGATWAKFTNYEGVQSSSNVNTEDANETLSVAITLNLDGTVSGAYTGTWSVSGSNITIILKTTSGSPIGTYKGIVSEAVDWARKDNTNRKTITFTTFCPETGEYFFGNKD; encoded by the coding sequence ATGCTGATAAGAGGGGTATTCTTTTTATTTCTAGGCGCTTGTCGTCTTACCAGTGAGTATTCCAGTTCCACTGGCGATACTGCGATTCTTATCGATAAATACACAAAAACTATCACGGATACTAATCCTGCAACGTGGGGGCCGGTAAATACCCACGATCCAAAGCTATTTCAAGATGATGATGGAACGTACTATGTGTTTTCCACCGATGCAAGTATTGGTAATACCTGGCAGGGGGGTATTCAGGTCCGAAAATCAAAGGATCTTATCAATTGGGAGTGTCTTTCTACGCCTGCTCTGGGGAAATGGGACGAAGATCTTAAAAGCTGGTGTGGTTTTACGAGCGATGATGCAGCCTATACCTGGGCCCCTACGGTTATAAAATTCAAAGGGAAATACTATATGTACCATGGCGTGATTGTGGATGTGGCAGATAACGCTAACCGGCCCCGGGCATGGATTGGCCTTGCAATCGCTGATAAAGTGACAGGGCCATACCTCCCCGCCCATGAGTATGACCCAAATACGTATACGAGTTCCACGGTAGTTCGCTACACTTTTACCCGTACCACTGGAACCATTGATGCGGACTGTTTGAACGAGGGAGCCGGTTCCTGGAATAAGGGCTTTGGAGCTATCGATCCTGAGATAATCTGGGATGCTAATGGGGACATGTGGATGACCTATGGATCCTGGAAAGGGGGTATAGCTATACTTCGGCTTAATAATGATACAGGAATGCCCCTAAGTGGTTACCCGGCGGATACAATAAGTGGGGGATATGGAACTCAAATTGCAGGTGGTAACGGCGTTGCCTCAGAAGGAGCCTGTCTTTTCCGCTATGGAGATTACTACTATTTGTTTTATTCCCTTGGAGATCTTGGGTACGATTACAGTGTGCGGGTTGGTCGTCGCCCTGTATCTCAAGGAATCGCAGGGCCGTATTACGATGCCTCTGGGAAGGACCTAACTACTTTGACATGGAATGATTCCCATCAGTATGGGAATAAAATTCTTGGGGCCCATCAATTTAGTGGGGAATATGGTTGGCGTTGTCCCGGTGGTCAATCTATCCTTGTGGCTCAAAATGGCAAAATTTTTATGGCCCATCATACCCGAACCAATTTCAAACAAAGTTGGTGGTTTTATCTTCAGGTTCGGCAACTGTACTTTACTGAAGATGGATGGCCGGTCGTGAATCCTAATGAATACTACGGCGAAACCCTCAGAACGATGACGGTTCAGGAAGTGTCGGGTTCCTATAAGGTAATCCATACCATACGGGGTGCCACCTGGGCTAAGTTTACCAATTACGAAGGAGTTCAGAGTAGTAGCAATGTAAATACAGAAGATGCGAACGAAACCCTTTCGGTGGCAATAACTCTGAATTTGGATGGTACTGTTTCGGGGGCTTATACTGGGACATGGTCTGTGAGTGGCTCTAATATTACGATTATCCTTAAAACTACGAGTGGTTCCCCTATTGGGACTTACAAAGGGATTGTTTCTGAAGCGGTAGATTGGGCTCGAAAGGATAATACGAATCGGAAAACTATAACGTTTACTACTTTCTGTCCCGAAACAGGGGAATATTTCTTTGGGAATAAGGACTAA
- a CDS encoding ArsR family transcriptional regulator: MIHLKDIREGTKIFKALGSAVRLEILSLLSEYQYLNMNDLAELLKISKGALTSHIRMLQEANLIDVTTAMGKKGIQKICSLPHESLVVDLSNDTIPESMYEIELDVGLFFDFKINPICGIATIEHLIGSYDDPRFFAHPDRINAGILWFASGYVEYRIPNFLKSNQKPEELILSFEIKAEAPKGSDRASDILFSINDIPLGTWSNPVEPVTQKGLLTPTWWEPTWSQCGFMKILSIRENGTFMDGLQLSKTTIHDLGITSTSDICFRISVPNNSETTGGLTLFGKGFGNYNQGIKAKLKWHPL, from the coding sequence ATGATTCATCTGAAGGACATACGGGAAGGGACCAAAATTTTTAAGGCTTTAGGATCCGCTGTTCGACTGGAGATTCTCTCTCTTCTTTCAGAATACCAGTATCTTAATATGAATGACCTGGCAGAATTGCTTAAAATCTCTAAAGGAGCGCTAACCAGCCACATCCGAATGTTACAGGAAGCGAATCTCATCGATGTAACCACCGCTATGGGGAAAAAAGGGATCCAAAAGATTTGCAGCCTTCCGCATGAATCATTAGTAGTGGACTTAAGTAACGACACCATCCCTGAATCGATGTATGAAATAGAACTAGACGTGGGGCTTTTTTTCGATTTCAAAATCAATCCTATCTGCGGGATTGCTACTATAGAGCATCTTATTGGAAGTTATGATGATCCCCGTTTCTTTGCTCATCCAGATCGGATTAATGCAGGGATATTGTGGTTTGCATCGGGTTATGTGGAATATCGAATTCCTAATTTCCTCAAATCTAATCAGAAACCAGAAGAACTTATTTTGAGTTTTGAAATAAAAGCAGAGGCCCCCAAGGGAAGCGACCGGGCTTCGGATATTCTTTTTTCAATTAATGACATTCCTTTAGGAACGTGGTCTAACCCCGTAGAACCGGTTACTCAAAAAGGGTTGCTCACCCCTACATGGTGGGAACCGACCTGGAGCCAATGTGGATTTATGAAAATCCTTTCCATCCGAGAAAATGGGACATTTATGGATGGGCTTCAACTTTCTAAGACCACTATTCATGATCTTGGGATTACCTCTACAAGCGACATCTGTTTCCGCATCAGTGTTCCCAACAATTCTGAAACCACCGGCGGACTTACTCTTTTTGGGAAAGGTTTCGGGAACTACAATCAGGGGATCAAGGCCAAGTTAAAATGGCACCCCCTCTAA